The Acidimicrobiales bacterium genome window below encodes:
- a CDS encoding phosphoadenylyl-sulfate reductase — protein sequence MSAITGPGIGPLTIPDFTDAELAELNREFEHLPAAKVIQWAVDTFSPHLCMTASFTDAVLIDLAVRIDPGIEVVFIDTGYHFPETLETVEQVRRRYGLNLRMMTVARQEEELWAADPENCCSAVKVGQLDRALAGKGAWMSGLRRAEADVRATAPIVVRDLRGLVKVNPIATWSDADVQGYIDDHDVPVNPLTQRGYPSIGCMPCTSPVGEGEDVRAGRWRGSEKTECGLHVM from the coding sequence ATGAGCGCCATCACCGGGCCCGGCATCGGGCCACTGACCATCCCCGACTTCACCGACGCCGAGCTGGCCGAGCTGAACCGCGAGTTCGAGCACCTGCCGGCGGCCAAGGTCATCCAGTGGGCGGTGGACACGTTCTCGCCCCACCTGTGCATGACCGCGTCGTTCACCGACGCCGTGCTCATCGACCTGGCCGTGCGCATCGACCCCGGCATCGAGGTGGTGTTCATCGACACCGGCTACCACTTCCCCGAGACCCTGGAGACGGTGGAGCAGGTGCGGCGCCGCTACGGGCTCAACCTGCGGATGATGACCGTGGCCCGCCAGGAGGAGGAGCTGTGGGCCGCCGATCCCGAGAACTGCTGCTCGGCGGTGAAGGTGGGCCAGCTCGACCGGGCCCTGGCCGGCAAGGGGGCGTGGATGAGCGGCCTGCGCCGGGCCGAGGCCGACGTGCGGGCCACCGCTCCCATCGTGGTGCGGGACCTGCGGGGCCTGGTCAAGGTGAACCCCATCGCCACCTGGTCCGATGCCGACGTGCAGGGCTACATCGACGACCACGACGTGCCCGTCAACCCGCTGACCCAGCGGGGCTACCCGTCCATCGGCTGCATGCCCTGCACCTCGCCGGTGGGCGAGGGCGAGGACGTCCGGGCCGGGCGCTGGCGGGGCAGCGAGAAGACGGAGTGCGGCCTCCACGTCATGTGA
- a CDS encoding nitrite/sulfite reductase, which produces MPTTEIDPDQLADIEKFEALLAQHLEGTIDEDAFRVFRLNNGIYGQRQGGHNQMVRVKIPYGSILPHQLEMMAEIADEHSRGWGHITTRQNVQFHFVALEEIPTVLRKLASVGMTTREACGDTVRTVQGCHLAGACPFEHIDISPWAEAATEHFIRNPLSQRLPRKFKINFSGCSTDCGQAMFNDAGVIGVTRTRDDGTTEAGFRVFVAGGLGANPHPALALEPFTPREELMATLEAILRVFNNHGNRDNKIRARMKWLVDTMGWEELQARVLKERNLLVASATWPGGIPEHVQKAGDAPAGRSATIEPTPMGHGTAVAIRSGAYEAWESANVVRGEAKGTVSAYAWSRLGDVTSEQWRALAAIQRELGADVRLTNRQNLVYRGLTEAQLPVLFERLTAIGMAQPGAELVRDVVACPGADTCNLAVTQSRGLASAIGETLEEEGLATVGGLRINISGCTNSCGQHHTADIGFYGAERRAHGTAAPGYQMLLGGYVGEERAEFGARALRLPAKAAPAAATAVVRRFNDERTAGESFRSWLDRSGGAKGVAEGLKEYGVFPTPEDAPEFYVDYGETGPYVAEVGEGECAAS; this is translated from the coding sequence ATGCCCACCACCGAGATCGACCCCGATCAGCTCGCCGACATCGAGAAGTTCGAGGCCCTGCTGGCCCAGCACCTCGAGGGGACCATCGACGAGGACGCCTTCCGGGTCTTCCGCCTGAACAACGGCATCTACGGCCAGCGCCAGGGCGGCCACAACCAGATGGTGCGGGTGAAGATCCCCTACGGGTCGATCCTCCCCCACCAGTTGGAGATGATGGCCGAGATCGCGGATGAGCACTCCCGGGGCTGGGGCCACATCACCACCCGCCAGAACGTGCAGTTCCACTTCGTGGCCCTGGAGGAGATCCCCACCGTCCTGCGCAAGCTGGCCTCGGTGGGCATGACCACCCGGGAGGCGTGCGGCGACACCGTCCGCACCGTGCAGGGCTGCCACCTGGCCGGCGCCTGCCCGTTCGAGCACATCGACATCAGCCCCTGGGCCGAGGCCGCCACCGAGCACTTCATCCGCAACCCGCTCAGCCAGCGCCTGCCCCGCAAGTTCAAGATCAACTTCTCGGGCTGCTCCACCGACTGCGGCCAGGCCATGTTCAACGACGCCGGGGTCATCGGCGTCACCCGCACCCGCGACGACGGCACCACCGAGGCCGGCTTCCGGGTGTTCGTGGCCGGCGGCCTGGGCGCCAACCCCCACCCGGCCCTGGCCCTGGAGCCCTTCACCCCCCGTGAGGAGCTGATGGCCACCCTGGAGGCCATCCTCCGGGTGTTCAACAACCACGGCAACCGGGACAACAAGATCCGGGCCCGCATGAAGTGGCTGGTCGACACCATGGGCTGGGAGGAGCTCCAGGCCCGGGTGCTCAAGGAGCGCAACCTGCTGGTGGCCTCGGCCACCTGGCCCGGCGGCATCCCCGAGCACGTGCAGAAGGCGGGCGACGCCCCCGCCGGCCGTTCGGCCACCATCGAGCCGACCCCCATGGGCCACGGCACGGCGGTGGCCATCCGCTCCGGGGCCTACGAGGCCTGGGAGAGCGCCAACGTGGTCCGGGGCGAGGCCAAGGGCACCGTCTCGGCCTACGCCTGGAGCCGCCTGGGCGACGTCACCTCGGAGCAGTGGCGGGCCCTGGCCGCCATCCAGCGGGAGCTGGGGGCCGACGTGCGCCTCACCAACCGCCAGAACCTGGTGTACCGGGGCCTGACCGAGGCCCAGCTGCCGGTCCTGTTCGAGCGCCTCACCGCCATCGGCATGGCCCAGCCCGGCGCCGAGCTGGTGCGCGACGTGGTGGCCTGCCCCGGGGCCGACACCTGCAACCTGGCCGTCACCCAGAGCCGGGGCCTGGCCTCGGCCATCGGCGAGACCCTGGAGGAGGAGGGCCTGGCCACGGTGGGCGGCCTGCGCATCAACATCTCGGGCTGCACCAACTCCTGCGGCCAGCACCACACCGCCGACATCGGCTTCTACGGGGCCGAGCGCCGGGCCCACGGCACCGCCGCTCCCGGCTACCAGATGCTCCTGGGCGGCTACGTCGGCGAGGAGCGGGCCGAGTTCGGGGCCCGGGCCCTGCGCCTCCCGGCCAAGGCCGCCCCGGCCGCCGCCACCGCGGTGGTGCGCCGCTTCAACGACGAGCGGACCGCGGGCGAGAGCTTCCGCAGCTGGCTCGACCGCTCCGGCGGCGCCAAGGGCGTGGCCGAGGGCCTGAAGGAGTACGGGGTGTTCCCCACGCCGGAGGACGCCCCCGAGTTCTACGTCGACTACGGGGAGACCGGCCCGTACGTCGCCGAGGTCGGCGAAGGCGAGTGCGCCGCCTCCTGA
- a CDS encoding 3-deoxy-7-phosphoheptulonate synthase class II: MLTTERPLDDASAPWRDRTAAQQPDWPDLEAVASASAELAGLPPLVFPAESRELTAALGRVAEGRAFLLQAGDCAESMTSFSAESVRQRLQVILQMAVVLTYSSGVPTVKIGRIAGQFAKPRSSGTETVDGVTLPSFRGHIVNGDEFTAEARMPDPGRMVRAYHQAASTLNLLRSLTRGGFSDLAKVHSWTQSFVEATPQGQHYQALADEISGALKFMTACGVDTAALPTLHQTDFYTSHEALLLPYEEALTRRDPQTGDLYATSAHTIWIGERTRQLDGAHVSYFAHLANPIGCKIGPTATPEEVLGLCEVLNPERVPGRLTLITRMGAGAIEDGLRPLLAAVRDAGHPVVWACDPMHGNTFTSDSGHKTRRVDDILDEIAGFFRAHAAEGTWAGGVHVELTSDDVTECLGGSQEILDSDLSLKYETVCDPRLNGRQSLDLAFRVSEELRARA; encoded by the coding sequence CCCTGGCGGGACCGGACGGCGGCCCAGCAGCCCGACTGGCCCGACCTCGAGGCGGTGGCTTCGGCGTCGGCCGAGCTGGCCGGCCTGCCCCCCCTGGTGTTCCCGGCCGAGAGCCGCGAGCTGACCGCGGCCCTGGGTCGGGTGGCCGAGGGGCGGGCCTTCCTGCTCCAGGCCGGCGACTGCGCCGAGTCCATGACCAGCTTCTCGGCCGAGTCGGTGCGCCAGCGCCTCCAGGTCATCCTGCAGATGGCGGTCGTGCTCACCTACTCCTCGGGCGTGCCCACGGTGAAGATCGGCCGCATCGCCGGCCAGTTCGCCAAGCCCCGCTCCTCGGGCACCGAGACGGTCGACGGCGTGACCCTGCCGTCGTTCCGGGGCCACATCGTCAACGGCGACGAGTTCACCGCCGAGGCCCGGATGCCCGACCCGGGCCGGATGGTCCGGGCCTACCACCAGGCGGCCTCGACCCTGAACCTGCTCCGGTCCCTGACCCGGGGCGGCTTCTCCGACCTGGCCAAGGTCCACTCCTGGACCCAGAGCTTCGTGGAGGCCACCCCGCAGGGCCAGCACTACCAGGCCCTGGCCGACGAGATCAGCGGGGCGCTGAAGTTCATGACGGCCTGCGGGGTCGACACGGCGGCGCTGCCCACCCTGCACCAGACCGACTTCTACACCAGCCACGAGGCCCTGCTCCTCCCCTACGAGGAGGCCCTGACCCGGCGCGACCCCCAGACCGGCGACCTGTACGCCACCTCGGCCCACACCATCTGGATCGGCGAGCGCACCCGGCAGCTCGACGGGGCCCACGTGTCGTACTTCGCCCACCTGGCCAACCCCATCGGCTGCAAGATCGGGCCCACGGCCACGCCGGAGGAGGTGCTGGGCCTGTGCGAGGTGCTGAACCCCGAGCGGGTGCCGGGCCGCCTCACCCTCATCACCCGCATGGGGGCGGGGGCCATCGAGGACGGGCTGCGGCCCCTCCTGGCCGCGGTGCGCGACGCCGGCCACCCGGTGGTGTGGGCCTGCGACCCCATGCACGGCAACACCTTCACCTCCGACAGCGGCCACAAGACCCGCCGAGTGGACGACATCCTCGACGAGATCGCCGGCTTCTTCCGGGCCCACGCCGCCGAGGGCACCTGGGCGGGGGGCGTGCACGTGGAGCTGACCAGCGACGACGTGACCGAGTGCCTGGGCGGATCGCAGGAGATCCTCGACAGCGACCTGTCCCTCAAGTACGAGACGGTGTGCGATCCGCGCCTCAACGGCCGCCAGTCGCTGGACCTGGCCTTCCGGGTGTCCGAGGAGCTGCGGGCCCGGGCCTGA